A region of Polynucleobacter sp. JS-Mosq-20-D10 DNA encodes the following proteins:
- a CDS encoding Crp/Fnr family transcriptional regulator has translation MMKPVDIKIAWQGQSDCGSCSIRNSALFAELNEEDFSKIHAPIDDLKYEANSLIYSQNDSASHLYTLREGYIKLLHLNPDGSTRIVRVVTPGDLFGMEALLGDLYSHSATALTNIRLCRIPKNIISTLGEESPRLHRQIVKKWGEALSQSESWFSEINTGRIEVRLARFFLKLAKPSGHSAVAPLFKREDMGLMMDVKFETISRALASMSEQGLISNVTRLTVQVPNIDALRTFSERGL, from the coding sequence ATGATGAAGCCGGTAGACATCAAGATTGCGTGGCAAGGTCAGAGCGACTGTGGGTCATGCTCTATCAGAAACTCTGCTTTATTTGCAGAGTTAAACGAGGAAGACTTTTCGAAAATACATGCCCCAATTGACGATCTAAAGTATGAAGCTAATTCATTGATTTATTCCCAGAATGATTCAGCATCACATCTATACACTCTGCGGGAGGGTTATATAAAGTTGCTCCATCTCAATCCAGATGGTTCCACGAGGATTGTTCGCGTTGTGACTCCTGGTGATTTATTTGGTATGGAAGCTTTATTGGGTGATCTTTACTCTCACTCTGCGACAGCTCTAACCAATATTCGTCTTTGCAGAATTCCTAAAAATATTATTTCTACCCTTGGTGAGGAGTCCCCACGCCTTCATCGTCAAATCGTTAAAAAATGGGGTGAGGCTTTATCGCAATCGGAGTCATGGTTCTCTGAGATTAATACCGGTAGGATCGAAGTTAGGCTTGCACGGTTTTTTCTGAAGCTAGCAAAGCCATCTGGTCATTCCGCAGTTGCGCCATTGTTTAAGCGCGAAGACATGGGATTGATGATGGATGTAAAGTTTGAAACCATTAGCAGGGCCTTAGCATCTATGTCAGAGCAAGGGCTCATATCAAATGTGACTAGGCTTACAGTCCAAGTCCCCAATATTGATGCACTTCGTACTTTTTCAGAGCGCGGCCTTTAA
- a CDS encoding high-potential iron-sulfur protein, whose amino-acid sequence MKNSRRQFMILSAAGACTLALNGKVQAQAMVAETDPQAAALGYKAVATTVDKAKYAKYAAGQECDNCALFQGKVGDATGGCSLFGTKKVAGKGWCSAYAKKA is encoded by the coding sequence ATGAAAAATAGTCGTCGCCAATTTATGATTTTGTCTGCTGCTGGTGCCTGTACGCTGGCTTTGAACGGTAAAGTTCAAGCCCAAGCCATGGTTGCTGAAACTGATCCACAAGCCGCTGCTTTAGGTTACAAAGCGGTTGCCACAACTGTTGATAAGGCAAAGTATGCAAAATATGCTGCTGGTCAAGAGTGTGATAACTGCGCATTGTTCCAAGGTAAAGTTGGCGATGCAACTGGAGGCTGTTCTTTATTTGGAACTAAGAAAGTTGCTGGCAAAGGCTGGTGCTCTGCTTACGCCAAGAAGGCTTAA
- a CDS encoding c-type cytochrome, producing the protein MQVKYLKPIVVVSVLLGLGQWSALSFAQTADQLYKRGLAATCANCHGTDGKGVVDGGMPLINNLTSAQMLEKLKAYKSGALEGTIMPQLAKGYTDEQLITIANQLGKKQ; encoded by the coding sequence ATGCAAGTGAAGTATTTAAAACCAATAGTTGTGGTGAGTGTTTTGCTTGGCCTTGGTCAATGGAGTGCGCTAAGTTTCGCGCAAACTGCCGACCAACTCTATAAACGCGGTCTTGCTGCTACCTGCGCTAACTGTCATGGCACGGATGGTAAGGGGGTGGTTGATGGAGGCATGCCACTAATTAACAATCTCACTAGCGCGCAAATGCTGGAGAAATTAAAGGCATATAAGTCTGGAGCTTTAGAGGGCACTATCATGCCGCAACTTGCTAAAGGCTATACAGACGAACAACTCATCACCATTGCCAATCAGCTTGGCAAAAAACAATAA
- a CDS encoding NAD(P)/FAD-dependent oxidoreductase → MDRRHFIGHSAAAVGLLAGLSGQTRAASLQKAEILVIGGGYGGATAAKYLRMFSNNTARVTLIEPNTSFISCPMSNLVIGGSRTMAEITSPYDTLSKRHGIKIIQDSVVSIDPTQKTVKLASGKTLRYDKAVVSPGISLNMNTIEGLAQANKDGITLQAWKAGAETVALHKQVAAMREGGTYVISIPEAPYRCPPGPYERACQVASYLKQHNSKGKVLILDANQDVVSKAGLFKKVWAEQYAGMIEYLPKHNVVGVDAKNKIVKLEVQDDVKADVLNLLPQMAAGEIAVKTGLANSNGRWVNVNYINFESTAQKDIHVLGDSIQIAPLMPKSGHMANQHAKVAAAAIVAELSGWEVNPAPVLTNTCYSFVNSREVVHVASVHQYNAAEKTYKTVPGSGGLSPAPTVLEGIYAWGWAHNIWADSLG, encoded by the coding sequence ATGGATCGTCGACATTTTATAGGTCATAGCGCTGCAGCAGTAGGTCTACTTGCAGGTCTCTCTGGTCAAACCAGAGCAGCTAGTTTGCAAAAAGCAGAAATATTAGTCATTGGCGGTGGATATGGCGGTGCTACTGCTGCCAAATATTTACGCATGTTCTCCAACAATACTGCCAGGGTTACCCTGATTGAGCCAAATACTTCCTTTATCTCCTGTCCAATGTCTAACTTAGTCATTGGCGGCTCACGAACTATGGCAGAAATTACCTCGCCATATGACACTCTTAGTAAGCGTCATGGAATTAAGATTATTCAAGATAGCGTAGTCAGTATTGATCCTACTCAAAAGACCGTGAAACTCGCCTCCGGAAAAACATTGCGCTATGACAAAGCAGTGGTCTCTCCCGGCATTAGTTTGAACATGAATACTATTGAAGGTCTGGCGCAGGCCAATAAGGACGGCATAACTCTACAAGCTTGGAAAGCAGGCGCAGAAACCGTGGCTCTGCATAAGCAAGTGGCTGCGATGCGTGAAGGTGGTACTTACGTTATTAGTATTCCAGAGGCGCCTTATCGCTGCCCTCCTGGCCCTTACGAGCGTGCCTGTCAAGTTGCAAGCTATCTCAAGCAACATAACTCAAAGGGCAAGGTCTTAATTTTAGATGCCAATCAAGACGTAGTATCTAAAGCGGGCTTATTCAAAAAAGTATGGGCTGAGCAATACGCTGGCATGATTGAATATCTACCTAAGCACAATGTTGTTGGTGTTGATGCTAAAAATAAGATAGTCAAACTCGAAGTGCAAGATGATGTCAAAGCTGATGTACTCAATTTGCTACCCCAGATGGCAGCTGGTGAAATTGCTGTCAAAACTGGCTTAGCCAATTCCAATGGTCGTTGGGTCAATGTGAATTACATTAACTTTGAATCTACCGCTCAAAAAGATATCCATGTACTAGGAGACTCGATTCAGATTGCACCACTGATGCCTAAGTCTGGTCATATGGCCAATCAACATGCCAAAGTGGCTGCTGCTGCGATTGTGGCCGAGCTTAGTGGCTGGGAAGTCAATCCTGCCCCTGTTCTTACCAATACTTGCTATAGCTTTGTCAACAGTAGAGAAGTGGTGCACGTTGCTAGCGTTCATCAATATAACGCCGCCGAGAAAACCTATAAAACTGTTCCAGGATCTGGTGGATTATCTCCAGCGCCAACAGTACTCGAAGGTATTTATGCTTGGGGCTGGGCGCATAACATCTGGGCAGATAGTTTGGGTTAA
- a CDS encoding YeeE/YedE thiosulfate transporter family protein gives MRLTKMVENVKVHKPAPYMNPLLAGILLGMVLLATFVVTGHGLGATGFTTRVVAWIGMYVAPVATNANDYLGGMVEEGKPLNAWITWQVVGVAIGALLSAFLAKRIHIQLDGKKFLGGSKRPMTALFGGILAGFGARVAAGCTSGLGLSGAAVLSLAGFTFLGTFFAVGLIASRFLKEEK, from the coding sequence ATGAGGTTAACTAAGATGGTAGAAAACGTTAAGGTACACAAACCAGCGCCCTATATGAATCCTTTGTTGGCGGGAATTCTACTGGGGATGGTTTTGTTAGCCACCTTCGTAGTTACGGGTCATGGTCTTGGGGCTACAGGCTTTACAACACGCGTAGTAGCCTGGATTGGAATGTATGTCGCTCCAGTGGCAACTAATGCAAACGACTACTTAGGCGGTATGGTTGAAGAGGGCAAGCCCTTAAATGCTTGGATTACTTGGCAGGTAGTGGGTGTGGCCATAGGCGCTTTGTTATCCGCATTTTTAGCAAAGAGGATTCATATTCAGCTTGATGGCAAAAAGTTCTTAGGTGGCTCTAAGCGTCCTATGACGGCTTTATTTGGCGGCATCTTGGCGGGCTTTGGAGCGCGGGTTGCTGCGGGCTGCACTAGTGGTCTTGGTTTATCTGGCGCAGCAGTATTGAGTTTGGCTGGATTTACCTTCTTGGGAACATTCTTTGCAGTAGGCTTAATAGCAAGTCGATTCTTGAAAGAGGAGAAATAA
- a CDS encoding YeeE/YedE thiosulfate transporter family protein, whose product MTEILSGLLLGAGFGFVLERAGFGNPNKLTGQFRLTDWSVFKVMFTAIVFAAVGLMALEHFGWVDAGNLFVPPAFLGAAALGGALVGAGFAIGGYCPGTSVVGLMSGRIDAAIFLVGLMLGTVLFAGIYPNIEFLTTLGEYAKADALPDAFNISGLSIDIGMVIAAVGVFVLGSWMESKSKGPVSSQV is encoded by the coding sequence ATGACTGAAATTCTTTCGGGACTTCTTTTGGGCGCAGGCTTTGGGTTTGTATTAGAGCGTGCTGGATTTGGTAACCCGAATAAATTAACAGGCCAGTTTCGTTTAACAGACTGGTCTGTATTTAAGGTGATGTTCACAGCCATTGTGTTTGCTGCGGTGGGATTAATGGCCTTAGAACATTTTGGATGGGTGGATGCGGGTAACTTATTTGTGCCACCAGCATTTTTAGGTGCTGCAGCGTTAGGTGGGGCTTTAGTCGGTGCTGGATTTGCGATTGGTGGATATTGCCCAGGTACATCAGTAGTGGGCTTGATGTCTGGGCGTATTGATGCGGCGATATTCTTGGTTGGCTTAATGCTTGGCACAGTATTGTTTGCGGGCATTTATCCCAATATTGAATTCTTAACCACTTTAGGAGAATACGCAAAAGCTGACGCATTACCAGATGCCTTCAATATCTCAGGTTTATCGATCGATATTGGCATGGTCATTGCAGCAGTCGGCGTATTTGTATTGGGCTCTTGGATGGAAAGCAAATCTAAAGGCCCCGTCAGTTCACAAGTTTAA
- a CDS encoding sulfurtransferase yields MKKIQWLLALVLISLVSLAQAITLPGPVVSADWLANNMSEVQVIEVRTDLASYLRSPEFDTDKKTGKKFLVEVGGHIANSTLLDFKKVRVERLVDGKKIKHLIPEKADFEKLVQSLGINSDKPIVLVPIGQDMSDIDEALRTYWSFKVYGEDQVAVLDGGMAGWLSEGREFTIANSPKATGNWIAKAERKELIASSNEVAAASKSGKPQLLDARQPAQYLGLAKRPDVLTFGHIAGSKELAPELLARPSNGALYFWQKKTYDALLAANGLSSKGPTIAYCNTGHLASGGWFVMSELVGNKSTKLYDGSLYLWTLEGRPLVGVPLN; encoded by the coding sequence ATGAAAAAGATTCAGTGGCTTTTAGCCTTAGTTCTAATAAGCTTAGTAAGCTTAGCCCAGGCAATTACCTTACCTGGTCCGGTTGTTAGCGCCGACTGGTTGGCAAACAATATGTCTGAGGTTCAAGTCATTGAAGTGAGAACAGATTTAGCAAGTTACCTCAGAAGTCCGGAGTTTGATACAGATAAAAAAACTGGTAAGAAATTCCTCGTAGAGGTTGGTGGCCATATTGCTAATTCAACGCTCCTGGACTTTAAGAAAGTACGTGTTGAGCGTTTAGTAGATGGCAAGAAGATTAAGCATCTGATTCCTGAAAAAGCAGATTTTGAGAAGTTGGTTCAATCTCTGGGAATTAATTCCGATAAACCAATCGTCCTCGTTCCTATTGGACAAGATATGTCTGATATAGATGAAGCATTGCGAACTTATTGGTCATTCAAGGTGTATGGCGAGGATCAAGTAGCGGTATTGGATGGCGGTATGGCAGGATGGTTAAGTGAGGGTCGTGAATTTACAATTGCCAATTCTCCAAAGGCCACAGGAAATTGGATTGCAAAAGCAGAGCGTAAGGAACTAATTGCGAGTTCTAATGAAGTAGCTGCAGCATCAAAAAGTGGCAAGCCACAATTATTGGATGCTCGTCAGCCTGCTCAATACTTAGGACTTGCAAAACGTCCTGATGTCTTAACCTTTGGCCATATTGCGGGCTCCAAAGAATTAGCTCCTGAGTTATTAGCTAGGCCAAGCAATGGTGCATTGTATTTTTGGCAAAAGAAGACTTATGACGCATTGCTTGCAGCCAACGGTTTAAGCAGCAAGGGTCCAACCATTGCCTACTGCAATACTGGTCACTTAGCCTCTGGCGGTTGGTTTGTGATGTCAGAGTTAGTGGGTAATAAATCCACCAAGTTATATGATGGTTCTTTATATCTTTGGACTTTGGAAGGTCGTCCATTAGTTGGCGTGCCACTGAATTAA
- a CDS encoding helix-turn-helix transcriptional regulator, translating into MSVLEATLNLKMLHSSAEDACRLMKVLSNRDRMMLLCQISQGEMCVSELEECLDIHQPTLSQQLTVLRNEELVTTKREGKQIYYSLSNRVALEVINVLYQNYCSTQPKEVLI; encoded by the coding sequence ATGTCAGTCCTTGAGGCCACCTTGAATCTGAAAATGCTGCACTCATCAGCCGAAGATGCCTGCCGCTTGATGAAAGTGCTGTCGAATAGAGATCGGATGATGTTGTTATGCCAGATTAGTCAAGGTGAAATGTGTGTAAGTGAGTTAGAGGAGTGTCTTGATATTCATCAGCCTACTTTGTCTCAGCAACTCACTGTATTGAGAAATGAAGAGTTAGTCACGACCAAAAGAGAGGGAAAGCAAATTTACTACTCTCTCTCCAATCGAGTAGCTTTAGAGGTAATCAATGTGCTTTATCAAAATTATTGCAGTACACAACCAAAAGAGGTCTTAATATGA
- a CDS encoding DUF2892 domain-containing protein translates to MKCNVGGIDRILRIVVGLVLLGLAATGTVGVWGWIGVVPLATGLFKFCPAYTLLGINTGRNCG, encoded by the coding sequence ATGAAATGCAATGTCGGTGGTATTGATCGTATCTTACGTATAGTCGTTGGCCTGGTATTGCTTGGTCTAGCAGCAACGGGAACTGTGGGTGTTTGGGGTTGGATTGGCGTTGTGCCACTAGCAACAGGATTATTTAAATTCTGCCCAGCTTATACATTGCTAGGAATTAATACCGGCAGAAATTGTGGTTGA
- a CDS encoding rhodanese-like domain-containing protein translates to MKTAHDLVTAAKAAIDEVSLADAQLAIQNSDVLLDVREADEYMNGHIPGAVHISRGLLEFKLSNDPELSARSLKIVLYCKNSGRAALASKVLHEMGYLHVQSIAGGFDAWAGAGNPVAKPEAIKFE, encoded by the coding sequence ATGAAGACAGCACATGATCTAGTCACCGCAGCTAAAGCTGCGATTGATGAGGTGAGCTTGGCGGATGCCCAATTAGCTATTCAGAATTCTGATGTATTGCTCGATGTTAGGGAGGCTGATGAATATATGAATGGCCATATCCCAGGAGCTGTTCATATTTCAAGAGGGTTGCTGGAGTTTAAGTTGAGCAATGACCCTGAATTGAGTGCACGTAGTTTAAAAATAGTTCTGTATTGTAAAAATAGTGGGAGAGCAGCATTAGCCTCTAAAGTTTTACATGAGATGGGTTATTTGCATGTTCAGTCAATTGCCGGTGGATTTGATGCGTGGGCTGGGGCGGGTAATCCTGTGGCTAAGCCAGAGGCAATTAAATTTGAGTAA
- a CDS encoding TAXI family TRAP transporter solute-binding subunit translates to MKLLKIIALSLSFLWASAQAQNISIATGGTGGVYYPMGGGLASVLSKHVPGMSATAEVTGGSVDNLKLVGTGKPYVGFSMADAAKDAKDGEDKFKGKPVDLRNLLILYPNLMHVATVESTGIKTMKDLKGKRISTGAPGSATEVMAFRLLEAAGLDKDKDVKRERLSVAESVNAVKDRKIDAFFWVGGLPTAAVTDLANSPGMKIVMVDTNAEVPAMNKKYGNLYFPSEITKQTYSGMEKDNKVAAVANLLVVNASMSDAEAYKIVKAIFDNQLELVRSHAEYRNIKLENQKANASPIAYHPGALKYFKEKGVKVN, encoded by the coding sequence ATGAAACTACTTAAAATCATTGCGCTTTCTCTCAGCTTTTTGTGGGCAAGTGCACAAGCGCAAAACATTTCTATCGCAACCGGTGGTACTGGTGGCGTTTACTACCCAATGGGTGGTGGTCTTGCCTCAGTCTTATCCAAGCATGTACCAGGAATGTCAGCAACCGCTGAAGTTACAGGCGGCTCAGTTGATAATTTAAAACTCGTTGGCACTGGCAAACCTTATGTTGGTTTCTCAATGGCTGATGCTGCCAAAGATGCTAAAGATGGTGAAGATAAATTCAAGGGCAAGCCAGTAGATTTACGCAACTTACTGATTCTGTATCCAAACCTCATGCACGTTGCTACCGTCGAATCGACTGGCATTAAGACCATGAAAGATCTCAAAGGTAAGCGCATCAGTACAGGCGCACCAGGCAGTGCTACAGAAGTAATGGCTTTTCGCTTGTTAGAGGCTGCAGGGTTGGACAAAGACAAAGATGTCAAGCGTGAGCGTTTGAGCGTTGCAGAATCTGTTAATGCCGTGAAAGACCGCAAGATTGATGCTTTCTTTTGGGTAGGCGGCTTACCAACTGCTGCTGTTACCGATTTAGCAAATAGTCCTGGCATGAAAATTGTCATGGTGGACACCAATGCTGAAGTCCCTGCTATGAATAAAAAATATGGCAATCTGTATTTCCCATCTGAGATTACAAAGCAAACTTATAGCGGTATGGAAAAAGATAACAAAGTTGCAGCAGTTGCCAATCTATTAGTTGTGAACGCTTCTATGTCTGATGCAGAGGCATACAAAATTGTTAAAGCTATTTTTGATAATCAACTTGAACTTGTCCGCTCACATGCTGAGTACAGAAATATCAAGCTAGAGAACCAAAAAGCGAATGCCTCACCGATTGCCTATCATCCAGGCGCATTAAAGTACTTTAAAGAAAAGGGTGTCAAAGTAAATTAA
- a CDS encoding tripartite tricarboxylate transporter substrate binding protein has product MNNYKNQKKRILLKACLFAGNILLLGSMPSIALAQEWPAKQVTFLNPFPAGGGTDAFARPLAAQLTEQLGKQFIIDNRGGAGGTVGASVAAKAAPDGYTWFIGATHHTIAPSMYKNLDYDIEKSFIPVAMIANVPQVLVVNPQRVSARNAKDFIALMKKNPGKYNFASAGSGTVHHLAGELFKIQTGTFITHIPYRGAGPAMNDLLAGQIDLEFDGLATSAPQINAGKLVAIAVASNKRSTAIPNVPTFKEAGLPDYEVSTWYSMFAPVGTPKPIVDKMIAEVQKALNNPKLKSIWEKNGSDTPNLYGEAFGKQVSADVTRWSSVVKKSGAQLD; this is encoded by the coding sequence ATGAATAATTATAAAAATCAAAAAAAGCGCATTCTTTTAAAAGCATGTTTGTTTGCTGGAAACATCCTTCTGCTTGGATCAATGCCATCAATTGCCCTAGCGCAAGAGTGGCCAGCAAAACAAGTCACTTTTTTGAATCCATTTCCAGCGGGTGGTGGAACCGATGCTTTTGCAAGACCTTTAGCTGCGCAGTTGACAGAGCAATTAGGTAAGCAATTCATTATTGATAATCGTGGTGGTGCAGGTGGTACCGTTGGTGCCTCAGTAGCTGCAAAAGCAGCCCCAGATGGTTACACTTGGTTTATCGGCGCAACTCACCACACAATTGCGCCTTCAATGTATAAAAATCTTGATTACGATATTGAGAAGAGCTTTATCCCAGTTGCGATGATTGCAAACGTACCACAAGTTTTAGTAGTAAACCCACAAAGAGTGAGCGCACGTAATGCTAAGGATTTCATCGCGCTCATGAAGAAAAACCCTGGTAAATACAATTTTGCTAGTGCAGGCAGTGGCACAGTTCATCACTTGGCTGGCGAACTCTTTAAGATACAAACAGGCACATTTATTACTCATATCCCCTATCGCGGTGCTGGCCCAGCAATGAATGATTTACTAGCTGGCCAAATTGACTTGGAATTTGATGGTCTTGCTACTTCGGCTCCGCAAATTAATGCGGGCAAGCTAGTAGCGATTGCTGTAGCATCTAATAAGCGTTCAACTGCCATTCCGAATGTACCTACTTTCAAAGAAGCTGGCTTACCTGACTACGAAGTGTCTACCTGGTACTCCATGTTTGCTCCTGTCGGCACCCCAAAACCAATCGTAGACAAGATGATTGCCGAAGTTCAAAAAGCGTTAAACAATCCAAAGCTCAAATCAATTTGGGAGAAAAATGGATCTGATACGCCTAATCTCTATGGCGAGGCTTTTGGTAAACAGGTAAGCGCAGACGTTACCCGTTGGTCTTCAGTAGTTAAGAAGTCTGGTGCCCAGTTAGATTAA
- a CDS encoding tripartite tricarboxylate transporter substrate-binding protein: MAFSTASQAQSNYPAKPISLIVPFAAGGPTDAVARLLAVPMGKALGQTVIVENVVGAGGTIAATKVARSTPDGYTLFLHHMGMATAPALYDSLPYDPMKDFDYVGQVVDVPMLMLGRKDFPPKNFKELEAYIKANKEKVTMANAGPGAVSQLCGLIFMSREGVKLTTIPYKGTGPALTDLMGGQVDLLCDQTTQTIPYVKDGRVQVYGVTTPKRLSALPNVPTLDEQGLKGFDVKVWHGLYLAKGTPPPILEKINAALKKALNDPDVKARLNDSNIDIVAMNKVSPEALKSHLEAEINKWGPIIRKSKISD, translated from the coding sequence ATGGCATTTAGCACTGCGTCCCAGGCTCAATCAAATTACCCAGCAAAACCAATATCGCTAATCGTTCCTTTTGCGGCTGGGGGACCAACTGATGCGGTAGCAAGACTGCTCGCAGTCCCCATGGGTAAGGCACTTGGTCAAACTGTGATTGTTGAAAACGTGGTTGGAGCCGGCGGAACAATCGCCGCAACCAAGGTGGCAAGATCAACACCAGATGGCTATACCCTATTTCTACATCACATGGGAATGGCAACTGCCCCAGCACTTTATGATTCGTTGCCTTACGATCCAATGAAGGATTTTGACTATGTTGGACAAGTTGTTGATGTTCCGATGCTCATGCTAGGTCGCAAAGATTTCCCCCCAAAGAACTTTAAAGAGCTTGAGGCATATATCAAAGCGAATAAAGAAAAAGTGACTATGGCCAATGCTGGCCCTGGCGCTGTTTCGCAACTTTGCGGATTAATTTTTATGAGTCGCGAAGGTGTGAAGTTAACAACTATTCCATATAAAGGCACTGGACCAGCCCTGACTGATTTGATGGGTGGTCAAGTTGATCTTTTGTGTGACCAAACAACTCAAACTATCCCATACGTAAAAGATGGGCGAGTACAGGTTTATGGGGTGACAACTCCAAAAAGATTGTCAGCACTACCAAATGTCCCAACACTTGATGAGCAAGGACTAAAGGGTTTCGATGTGAAAGTATGGCATGGACTTTATCTTGCTAAAGGCACCCCACCACCAATATTGGAAAAGATCAATGCAGCACTAAAAAAGGCGCTCAATGATCCAGATGTAAAAGCGCGCCTCAATGACTCAAATATTGATATTGTCGCGATGAATAAAGTAAGCCCCGAAGCCTTGAAATCACATCTAGAGGCGGAAATTAATAAGTGGGGCCCTATTATCCGTAAATCTAAAATCTCAGACTAA
- a CDS encoding Bug family tripartite tricarboxylate transporter substrate binding protein, with protein MKYYLKGALISTALVLGATSVSPAFAAWEPTKPVEFIIPAGPGGGADQMARMIQGIVTKNNLMKQSIIPVNKGAGAGAEGFLAMKEAKGDPNKIVITLSNLFTTPLATGVPFNWKDITPVAMLALDQFVLWDNADKPYKTAKEYIDAAKAAGPGKFKMGGTGSKQEDQIITVALEKATGAKFTYIPFKGGGDVAVQLVGNHIDSSVNNPIEAVAQWRANKLRALCVFDDTRMPYKEKITATQSWYDVPTCKEAGVSTDYVMLRGIFMAPGVTQEQVDFYIELFKKVRATPEWKKFMADGAFNQTFMTGKEFNNWLTLNEVLHKQLMAEAGFLAK; from the coding sequence GTGAAGTACTATCTTAAAGGGGCATTGATTTCCACCGCATTAGTCCTCGGTGCTACTAGTGTTTCACCTGCTTTCGCTGCTTGGGAACCAACCAAGCCAGTTGAGTTCATCATTCCTGCCGGTCCTGGCGGTGGTGCTGACCAAATGGCCCGAATGATCCAAGGCATTGTTACAAAAAATAATTTGATGAAGCAGTCAATAATTCCGGTCAACAAAGGTGCTGGTGCCGGCGCTGAAGGTTTCTTGGCAATGAAAGAAGCTAAGGGCGATCCAAACAAAATAGTTATCACCCTCTCAAACTTGTTCACAACGCCACTGGCAACTGGTGTTCCATTTAACTGGAAAGACATCACTCCAGTAGCGATGTTAGCCTTAGACCAGTTTGTATTGTGGGATAACGCAGACAAGCCATATAAAACAGCCAAGGAATATATCGATGCCGCTAAAGCAGCTGGCCCAGGTAAATTCAAAATGGGTGGTACTGGCTCTAAGCAAGAAGACCAAATTATTACCGTTGCCCTTGAAAAAGCAACTGGTGCTAAGTTCACTTACATCCCATTCAAAGGGGGTGGCGACGTTGCTGTTCAGCTTGTAGGTAATCATATTGATTCTTCTGTGAATAACCCAATTGAAGCGGTTGCTCAATGGCGTGCTAACAAATTACGTGCCTTGTGTGTATTTGATGACACTCGTATGCCTTATAAAGAGAAAATCACTGCTACACAATCTTGGTATGACGTTCCAACTTGTAAAGAGGCTGGAGTTTCAACTGACTACGTGATGTTGCGCGGTATTTTCATGGCTCCAGGCGTAACTCAAGAGCAGGTTGATTTCTATATTGAGTTGTTCAAAAAAGTACGTGCTACACCAGAATGGAAGAAGTTTATGGCTGATGGCGCATTTAACCAAACATTCATGACTGGTAAAGAATTTAATAACTGGTTGACCTTGAATGAAGTGCTCCACAAGCAACTGATGGCTGAAGCAGGTTTCTTGGCTAAGTAA
- the pal gene encoding peptidoglycan-associated lipoprotein Pal gives MSKLYKLLFAISFVGLISACSSVKLDDANGVAEVNAGGSMTYDPISDPKSSVYGKRSIYFEFDSYTVDPKYVSTISAHASYLKAFQKQKASVIIQGNTDDRGTAEYNLALGQKRSESVKKALVAQGVSESQLEAVSFGKEKPADPAQTEAAFKENRRADFVYR, from the coding sequence ATGTCAAAGCTATATAAATTATTATTCGCAATTTCTTTTGTTGGGCTCATTTCAGCGTGTAGTAGCGTTAAGTTAGATGATGCCAATGGTGTGGCTGAAGTTAATGCTGGCGGCTCAATGACTTACGATCCAATTAGTGATCCCAAGTCTAGCGTATATGGCAAACGTTCAATCTATTTTGAGTTTGATAGCTATACCGTAGATCCAAAATATGTTTCAACTATCTCTGCTCATGCCTCGTATTTAAAAGCGTTTCAAAAGCAAAAAGCCTCCGTGATCATTCAAGGTAATACCGATGATCGTGGAACTGCAGAGTACAACCTCGCCTTAGGCCAAAAGCGCTCCGAATCTGTTAAGAAGGCCCTAGTTGCTCAAGGTGTTAGTGAATCTCAGTTGGAGGCGGTGAGTTTTGGAAAAGAAAAGCCAGCTGACCCGGCTCAGACAGAAGCGGCATTTAAAGAAAATCGCCGCGCTGATTTTGTCTATCGCTAA